A region of the Lycium barbarum isolate Lr01 chromosome 1, ASM1917538v2, whole genome shotgun sequence genome:
TAAAGTTTTCAAGCCCGAGGCTAGTTTTTCATTCACTTTGGAGAAGAAACGACAGATTTGTCAATGGGTTAAGAATTTGCAGATGCCAGAGGGGTATGCGTCTAATTTTGACAAGCGTGCTGATATGAATGAAGGAAAATTGATTGgtatgaaaagtcatgattgccatgttttcatggaaactttgaTTCCTATTGAATTTAGCCGCCTACcggaaagaatatggaaaccaatCACAGAGATAAGTTTGTTCTTCAAGGATTTATGTTCTAACACTTTGACGCTAGAAAACTTTCAAAGAATGGAATAGAATATACCAGTCATTACAACTAAGCTCGAGAAGATCTTTCCATGTGGATTTTTTGATGTGATGGAACATATTCCCATTCATCTTGTACAAGAGGCGTGCCTTGGAGGCCCGGTTCAAACAAGATGGATGTATCCTTTCGAGAGGTAAGTAACCAAACTTACTAGCTCGTTCTTTAACAGTATTTTGTTAACTAATTACTGTTCCTATTGATATTAAACATGTGTGCAGGACCATTGGCAAATGCAAAAAATTGGCTAAGCAGAGATCTAAGATTGAAGGATCTATTTGTGAAGCGTATCTTGCAAAGGAAACAGCGCATTTCTGTTCATATTATTTCGGAGAGCAAGTGTCGTGTATGAGAAATAGGCCCAGCTGTAATGATGAGGGTGGGGTTGATCATAACTACCCACCAATTTCCATCTTTAATCAACCAGGACGAAGTTCTAAAAAGCCTCCAAAACGAACCCTGAGTAGTATGGAGAGGCAATCAGCTGTGACACATGTTTTGCTCAATTGCCCTGAAATTCAAGTATATATTCGGTGAGTGTCGAATTATGTTACTGAATTAAATGGGTAACTGATAagggtgaaactaatgaaaatctTGCATATGTCGAGCAGTTACTTTGTAGAACTTGAGGGCGATGAAGCCATATATTCTAAGTTTTCCCATTGGCTGTACGATTTTGTAAGTGTGGAAATTCATTGTATAATTTTAATTAAATGTAGGCTACATAGAAgttattgaattttaattttcctcCTTATTACATAGGTTTATCATACAGGAGAACATTACCAATTTGTGAAAGATATAGCTCTTGGACCAGGCAATGAAGTTAGGACAATGAAAAAGTACATTGTTAATGTCTACAAGTTTCAAACTGAAGAAGTTTCTCAATATAAGAAGACGAATAATAGTGGAGTGTGCATTAAAGGCAATGCTGATGGTAGCGGTGTAACTGTTGATTATTACGGTGTGTTGCAGGAGATCATACAACTTAAGTATCCAGGTTACCCTAAGAAGAAGATAACATTATTTTGGTACAAGTGGTTTGATCCAAGCCAAAGAGGTACAAGGGTGAATCGTCAACATAACGTAATTGAAGTCAAACACACAAGACAATACAATCgctatgatccctttataattgcacaaaatgctaAGCAAGTGTATTATGCTCCATATCCTTTGCGTAGGGATAAGGCTGATTGGTGGGTGGTTATAAAGACTAAGCCTGTGGGGAGGATTGAGGTCGATAATGCATTAGATGTGGCGTATCAAAATGATGTACCAGTTGTTCATCAAATGGTTGACACAGAGATAGAAAATAGTTTGGAACATCCTCAACACATATTagaagaagttgatgaagatgatgtaacTACCATAGAAAATGCTGAGGAAGAATCGACCGATGGACTTGAAACAAGCGATGAGGAAGAATcatctgatgaaaatgaaacaagcgaggatgagtgggaggataactagttgcatgctagtttattctatacttgataataacacaattctatacttgttaaatttttacctacgatcaatatatcattattgagttattaattttatgtatGCAGAAGTCATCAGGTGGTAGTGATCAAGGAAGAaatagaggtagaggtagaggtagagctgGAGGTAATAGTAAGAGAAAAGATAAGAGACCTATAGATCCTACAGCTACTAGTAGTCAGTCCATTCCGTCCGCTCCACATATGCAGTCTACTCCGCCTTCTTTTTTTATGCCTGGCTCTTCTATGCAGGGCCAGTCTGGTCAGTGGGTCTTTCAGTCGGCACCACCTCAGCCGGCATCATTTACCTATCCTACTTCTATACCTATACCTATGTATTGCCCACCACGTGGCAGATCTCCTAGCACATCGGCCACTttgtctccttctccttcttcttctccaaatGGTACACCTCCAAGTGTATCTAATTGGTGCCTTAGAGATAGCAGCTCTGAGCCTGAGTCACTGCCATCCAACCAGTCTCAGACCCATCATCGTCCTCCTGCACCTGCACCGGCTCCTATACAGGCACCGATATATCATGGTTTATAACCGGGAGATAGAGATGCGATGGGTCGGATTTTCATCGTGCCTGAGGGAGTTGGGTAAGATTGTCTTTTACTAAGTTTTCCTAAAgttttttttcatcttaatctaATATGCATTAAATTTTTTAACTGCAGGTTCTATCCAGATCACGACACTACAAAAGTCTTGCTGGATGTTGTTCTGAGGCTTTATGGCGATCATTTTTATACTTCATGGGGTGAAATCACATATGATACTCGACAggctatgtttagagagtttaacgtatgcatcttattatacatttcataacttgaatttaattttatataaatcatctaacattagcTATTTGATTTGCAGATATATTATACATGGGATCCAATGGACAATGCTAGGGTTGCTGCAAACTTTGAGAGGAAGGGGAGTGCAAGGTTGCCTGATTGGTTTTCGAGGGCTAGAAAGTATATGACGATGCCCCAATGGCTAAACGCTGAATAGTGGGAgaaacttaaggcatattggcgaactcctgagtttatcgccaaatctgagcaggcaaaggctgcccgtgcatcccagaaaggtggctctttgcacatgcgggtgcaagaagtcaggggcacgtggctaggacaatggtaagtaattttatacttttaaagttacctacgatcaatatatcattattgagctattaattttatgtttaactttttttttttttttgcagaaaaaagctacgggacagatgccaactcaggatcagctattcctaaagacccatacacaaaaaaaaaaaaaaaaaaaaaataggagtcGGATCCGACCGTATGGGTTGAGGACAGGGCTCGTAattcctatgtaagtgataattttattatttaagtaattatatataagtttaattatgatatattcgttatatactaagtttcattttttaatatacagacgCAATTTATGGACCATGTGGACCAGTACAGCCAAACTCAACCTGAGCATCCGAGCCGTCCTCCACCAgaattagagatagatttttggtgtagagcagttgggggagtacaaaagggtagagcgtacggtctaggcccaaggaacaacttaagtcgccttcggtcaggattgcgaggtgaaCGGTCTTCTCGACAAGCTGAGGGAGTTGATTGTGTTCAGGTCGCAGCTATGGCGCAGCAAAttgctgaacttaataggaaattagctgagactgaggcaacaagagttgaggaaagtaacaCCATGAAAGCGAGCATTGAATCGCTAatggcacaagttaaaagccacattgcatgtggacaatttggtgtgcccccttctccccccccccccccctccccccgcccCCTCCGACCTAAAAGATGATGACGACGGTGATTACATAGCCCGGACACCGGATGATCAAttgtagtagtttggatttaataatggacttacgttaaaactagttaataatacttttggttggacatttaaatatttctgaactttgaaggtctatttagatcgtatttgatgtgtttagatagtgtttgatgtgttttattattacttagggtgattttatgtgttgtagctcttttagaattgatttggagcattttaatactagttttgagcagcttttggtactgttttctgtgcaggtgtggttgcagaaaatgcatgatttgCATGCTGGAAATTTTCTAGAAAACCGACGTAGTCCGTctattttctggaaattaattcttaaattttatacAAAACCGATgcactgtgtcggttttttaattaaaaaaaaaaaaaaaaaaaaaccgacgcatTGCGtcttttttttcataaaatatatattatttttgtataagataaaaaatcagaaattaaaaaaaccgactctgtccgtcggttttttttattttttttattttttaaaaattttgaataaaacccgacggactaCGTAACCGACGCTATCCGTCGGAAAAAATCGACGTGATTCGTCGGTTTTCTAAAAGtgaggctatgtaaaccgacggaccgtaaagggtcggtttcccgtcggtttcattaaaaaaaccgacgtggGCCGTCGGTTTTTGTCATCGGTTTTTCCCGTTTTTTTGTAGtgtgacaacacaccacgcatgataATTTCAGCAATCTATGACACATATagacttgatttgacaatacaatgttgcattatttgaccaatttaatatgactctcacttgtattgcgcaccattttaatgcgcaatgtaagtgttgatttgacatcACACCATGCATGACAATTTTAGCAATCTATTTAACATGAATGTTggacgagtgaaaaactcatcaatttcacaagtctaagtcttacaagtcattggaaaaaaaaatcaaagtacatagaaaaaatgtctcaaaatgcttcaactgttagggtttcactattttgggatggagatatcaTTGAGGATAATTACTCTGTTtgttatagtatcaaaccaaaagcccCTGTTAAATTttcaacaactttaaattatgaaacactagtcagttacatgcaccaaagaatgaaaactacacccactgagtttggaatctcaataacAGGCAGATAttcacaaacaatatcaaacggtgtagtgcgttatggcatgcacaatatcaacgatgatgaatctttgagtgattatttgggatcaCCGGAAGAATATAGTGATTTAGTATCCATTAaagttcttgagatgtatgttgaaaataTACCTCGAGAAGAAgcccctcaagtccagcctattcatggtaacacttatggggactttagttcttatggagccattttgagtggtcaagtatCGCTAGAAAATCTAAGCCAAGAATTTAATCAACtttacaatgaaaattggtaaatatgcattttaatattattattGTTTGTAGTGgcacgtgtttgttgtatgaattggtaaataaccatttttcaaatctttataggaactattctcaaaactctccagtggtaccaaatatgaATGTTGGTgaatcctctcagttcggtggagttgatcattctccacaccatgacagtgcttatgagcaacagtaagttcatcactttgatattaaataatccgtatatatatatatatatatatatatatatatatatatatatatttggtatttaaaatatgttacttttcgtgtaggaggaggaatgcacttgataatgaagatttttcaaattattatgagtcatcatcaagtgatgacggtgaaatagctaataatgcataggtaaccgatgatgaagatgatgatgatgttcaagttggtatgaccaacaatttcctcaaagccaaaaccaacaagaaccaatgcacaaccacgtaccaccaccgatggcGGAAAACCaaacttctgaaagcccaattcagtggcattctaacaatattccttatcttgacagcctgcaAGGTCGTGATGATACATTTGTtttcacaagagaagatgatcACAGTCGCCTAAAAACCTAGATTGAACCAAAGGATCTAAACAGAGATCCATGCTACCTTGCAAAAGGAATGTTGTTCAcatccaaaaaggcgttgcaacgggctatcaaaatttattgttttaaggacatgagggagtttaaggttgatcagtcaaacacaaagatatggaggctaGTTTGTAGACGACGGTATCAAGGATGTGAGTTGTTGCTTcagggaattgttaagcctgatggtatgtgggctatcacaaaattccaccaaaaacacacttgtgatatggaaaacaatcgagcagatcattataatttagatataaacatgattgctcaagtgttacttaaagacgTTGTCGCAACGCCAAGGTAACATATCCTACCTcgtacattatatgtcttatatcaattaaaagatcattactaaatgttgtttgtttaaacttgtgcaggatccccatcaaagattgcattagaaaCGTTCAAACCACATATGCTAAAACTATtagcaacagaaagggatttctcgggtgtagacgcgcttttgagatgatctttggaaattggcatacctCTTTTCAATCACTGCCAAGGTATATGGCGACTCTACAAAATTTTATTgctggtactgttgtagagtggcggcttatagagggtaaaatttTCAACTTCGTATTCTGGATATTCAAACCatgtattgatggttttgctcactgtcggccagtgatatccatagacgACACACATTTATATGGTGCATACGACATCAAGCTCTTAATTGcagtaggaatggatgccaatgggtcaatattccctcttgctttcgcaattgccgctaacgagagcagcAACACATGGGGggtctttttgacccatttaaagactcatgttattaaggatcgtacaggcatatgcgtgctgtctgatcgtcataaaggcatattgcactgTGAATAATTTTTCGGGGTGGCAGCCTCCccttgtttaccatcgctattgcttaaggcacttgaaggcaaatttgcaatcaacgtttcacaatggcactctaaacaaattgatatggagggctgcgatggagcatcaaaaaagaaaatgggttgcgaaaatggatctgatcagggaAGTTAGTGAACCCGcgtatgtttggttgatgaagctcgaaaTTGAAAAATGGACGATTTATGCTGATGGTGGAAAAAGAtcgggcatgctcacaacaaatagctcagagtctttcaatggcttaCTGAAATGTGCTcggggactacctgtcaccgcaatggtgagaatgactttcaagcaggttgtggagcgatttgtggttaggacaaggcaggtcggagcgatattagccgaaggcgggacatggatgccaaagccctacaCTAAGATGGAGCaatatagaaaaaaatgtgagcttcaccaaatgaccgagtatgaccccaTTCAacgtgtgtatgaagttaggacggtttattacaacggtaagggtggaaacgtgcataccgtttatgtGGCAACAAGaaatgcacttgtggtaagtggcaaacgtaccacatgtcaTGTTCTCATGCTGTaaagtgctttgagagaatgaAAAAAACGGTAACAAATTATGTGGCgtgggaatacaaggtccacagttatcttagagcatattccggccaattccacccacttggtaataaagcttattggccaaacaagccgttttcgatggttgctaacaaggattacatcaggaaattaggcattaactcacggagtcgtagacccaatcaaatggatgttagtgaaagaacttactctcgcaagtgctctacatgtaagcaatatggccatgacaagcgtttgTGTGGGCAACAAGGTTGTGGtggtacaagcacgtctcgaagtaatcAAGCCTCTAGAACGtgaagattgtattgttactGTAATTTAGTATTGTATTgttttgaattagtattgtaatttaatggaatgaattatttttgaataagtataaacctctcgtattagatgaattattattaaataaaatatttttatttgtacattcgattggactaaataataaaacacttagatcaaaaccctataaaatatgacacttaaacttAAGGAAGACAAGTTTagttatacttgatgtaatgagccgacattattgtaaacgcaaaaaaagatattatgtcctatataaaatattgatatttcgaggttttgaaacatgactaatctttgcccaaagtatgaaaaaaacgtgattttgataggtttaaaaaaaaaaagtagcctttcacgcacagattctgtgcgtgaaagaaaaataaaaaagttacAGTTGATCCTTTCATGCACAGACTTAGttatgtatttttttatttttttttatgttagtttggttttttttttttccatactaaaaaaaaaaagtggcggATTCCTCTATTACACTTGCAACTGTATTACTATTAGGAGTATAATAATATATAgtctttatcaaaaaaaaaaaaaaacaaagcattGCAATGTTTCCTATATATAACCCCCTTCATTACATCTCCACTCTTCAGGTTGCAAAGCCCGTtatctactctctctctctctcttcttcaagaAGACATCTCCAATTTAATTCTCACAAAATCCCAAACCCCTTTTCAGAAGCTGTTATATACACATAGTTGTAGAGTATATATTTTCAAGAACCCGTTAGAGCAGTCACAAATAGCTAtagtgttttgagaaattaattaaaatgatGATGGAAAAAGAAGATCTGGGGTTGAGTCTCAGCCTAAGCTTCCCAGCAGAGAAGAAGACAACAGCCATTAATCCCATGCAACTAAATCTCATTCCTTCAACAATATCTCCTTCTCCTATTTCTGCCTTCAATCTCATTCACAAATCTCCTAATTGGACTCACTCATTTCCTGATACCTCATCAGGTTTGTTACTTTGATCTATAAAAAAACTTCAGATCTGACGATCAAAATCCTCATTTCTTTCTTCCTACTTTTTCCTTAACCACTTTTTATGACGCATTTTTTTCATGTTCTTTTTGCTGTTCTGTTATTTCAAAAACCAATAGttaagtgaaaaataaaagaatatttAATAAAATGACCTTTTTCCTCCTCTAAGTCCTTTTATATGATGTAATCCGAATTTGGAaagtcagattttttttttttaaagattataTGTTTGAATTCACGAGTGAGTCCGACTCTCAAAATAcgatcacataaattgagacagaggagtACTGATCTAAAAAAGGGGTCTAAATTTTCCTCTATATTGATTGCAGATCGAAACTCGGAGACATGCAGATTAGTGGAAACGAGGAGTTTCCTAAAGGGAATCGACGTGAACAGGATGCCAGCGACGGTTGACGCCGATGAGGAAGCCGGCGTATCGTCACCAAACAGCACTACTTCAAGTGTGAGCGGAAATAAACGAAGTGAGAGAGAAGCAAACAACTTTGAGGATAACGAAATGGAAAGGGCTAGCTCTCGTGGCATTAGTGATGAGGAGGATGGAGAAACTTGTAGAAAGAAACTCCGTTTAACGAAGGAACAGTCTGCCATTCTTGAAGATAGCTTTAAGCAACACCACACACTCAATCCTGTAAGTTCCTCGATTAACA
Encoded here:
- the LOC132640995 gene encoding homeobox-leucine zipper protein HAT4, which codes for MMMEKEDLGLSLSLSFPAEKKTTAINPMQLNLIPSTISPSPISAFNLIHKSPNWTHSFPDTSSDRNSETCRLVETRSFLKGIDVNRMPATVDADEEAGVSSPNSTTSSVSGNKRSEREANNFEDNEMERASSRGISDEEDGETCRKKLRLTKEQSAILEDSFKQHHTLNPKQKLALAKRLGLRPRQVEVWFQNRRARTKLKQTEVDCEFLKRCVENLTEENRRLQKEVQELRALKLSPQFYMQMTPPTTLTMCSSCERVASGPTNTPVNIPPHRVGPPQQQPMPLNMWAPTAISQGQFGQMDSYPTFGRQK